CGGTTGTGGTAAATGTGTTACTATATGTCCCAAAAACATTATCAAACTTATTCCTTCTGATAAAAATGTCTATATTGCCTGTTCTTCTTATGACAGAGGACCTGTGGTAATAAAGGTATGTAAGACAGGCTGTATCGGCTGTGGTAAATGCGTAAAGGTATGCCCACAACAGGCAATAATACTACAGGATAACCTTGCAGTCATTGATTATGAAAAATGCGATAACTGCGGTAGATGTGTTGAAGAATGCCCCAGAAAAATTATCTTTGTTACATCTTTGAAAGAAAAGCAGGGTATTCTCGCATAAAGGAATGAAAGAAAAAAATATAAAGTTAATCATTACCTTCAATGGTAATAAATTTTATGGCTGGCAAAGACAGACAGAAAAAAGCAGTATACAGGGCACTATTGAAAAAATACTAAAAAAAATTACAGGAGAAGATATAAAACTCATCGGTTGTGGAAGAACTGACAGTAAAGTACACGCAATATCCTATACAGCCAATTTTAAGACAAAGAGCCATCTTACACCCGAACAGATTAAGAGAGCCCTTAATTCCAATCTGCCTTCTGATATTTATATAAAAGACGCTAAAGTTGTTTCCCCTGATTTTCATAGTAGATACAGTGCTAAAAAAAAGACATATAGATATCTTATTTTAAATTGTGAAAAAAGTCCTTTCTTACAGGGATTTGTCTGTTATGTAAAAGAAAAACTTGATATAAATACTATGAAAAAATCAGCAAAGTATCTTACAGGAGAACATGACTTCTCTGCCTTTCAATCAGCAGGTAGCAGTATAAAAAATACGATAAGAAAAGTTTATAATATTACCATCAAGAAAGAAAAAATTAGTATAGCTCCGGACATAAAGGTCATATCCATAGAGATAACAGCAGATGGTTTTCTTTACAAGATGGCAAGAAATATTATTGGGACACTTATCTATGCAGGACTCGGGAAGATACCACCAGAGGATATACCTGAACTTATTACTCTAAAAGACAGGAAAAAAGTTCCACCTACTGCACCCCCTGAAGGGCTTTATTTGAAAAAGGTCTATTACTGAGGATAAGGGAAACTTATTATTTTCTAAAAAGGATTTCCTCACCCGAACAGTTTACTGTGAGAAAGAAGGAAAGAAATGGATGGGATAAAGAAAGATTTAAATATAATAAGTAAAAATGTACAGGAAGATTTCCCACTACATACACTGACAAGTTTCAAAACAGGCGGACCAGCAAGATTTTTAATCACACCATCAGATGTAGAAGAAGCAAAAAAAATCATTGCCTGTTGTAAACAATATAATACACCTCTTTTAATCATTGGGATGGGCACCAATATGCTTATAAGTGATAATGGTTTTGATGGCGTTGTCCTATCTACTCAGGGACTTAAAGAAGTACTTGTTGAAAAAACATCCGTATACTCACAATCAGGGGTTTTGCTTTCAACCCTCCTAAACATTTGTATTATGGAATCACTATCAGGACTTGAATTCCTTGCAGGAATACCTGGAACAGCAGGTGGTGCCATTATGTCAAATGCAGGACTTAAAGAAGAGTGGATATCAAAAAAAATAGTAAGTGTTACTGTCTTTCACCTCTCCTCTCTCAAGGAAGAAACAATATTAAAAGAAAAAATACAATTTGGTTATAGAAAAAGTGGTCTTGAAAAGTATTTCATTACGGGGGCTTTATTCTCTCTTAACAAAGGGAAACAGGAAGAAATAAAACATAATATATCAATGTATATGAAACAACGTATTAAAACGCAACCACTGGAATATCCTTCTGCTGGTAGTGTATTTAAAAATCCACCGGGACTTTTTGCCGGGAAACTTATAGAAGATTGTGGACTGAAAGGATATAGTATAGGTGGTGCCTGTATATCTGAAAAACATGCCAATTTCATTATAAATAAAGGTAGTGCAACGTCTGAAGATATATATAAACTTATCTGCACTGTTAAGGAAAGAGTTAAAAAGATGTATAATATAGAACTTGAAACAGAAATAAAAATTATTGGCAGTTTTGGAGGTTAATATAAAATGAAAATAGTCGTACTTTATGGTGGAGATAGTCCTGAAAGGGAAATATCCTTACGTTCTGGGAAAGCAATAGCAAAGGCACTGAAAAGAAAAGGTCATCGTGTATGGCTTCTTGATACAGTAAAGAAAAATTTCAGTAAAAATATCCTGAGTATAAAACCGGATTGTGTTTTCATAGCACTTCACGGAGAAAAAGGGGAAGACGGAACTATACAGGGACTTCTTGAAATACTCGGTATCCCTTATACTGGCTCTGGTGTCCGGGCATCAGCGATATGTATGAACAAAATTATTACAAAAAAGTTGTTGATATATCATAAGATACCCACGCCAATGTTTGTAGAAGTAGAAAAAGGTAATATTCTAAAAATGCCTTTTTCTTTTCCTGTTGTTGTAAAACCAGCAAATATGGGCTCAACCATAGGTATAAAAATTGTGAAAAATAAGCAAGAGATGCTTAATGCTATGAAGGATTGTTTTGAACTTGACAGTGAAGTATTTATTGAGGAATATATAAAAGGAATAGAGATTACAGCAGGTATATTAGGAAACGACACGCTGGATATACTACCTGTTATTGAAATAGAAACACCTACAGGGTTCTATGACTATAAAGCAAAATATACTCCGGGTGGAAGTAAACATATCATCCCTGCCAGAGTAGATAAAAAGACACTAAAGAAGATAGAGAATATAGCCATAAAGACATATAAGATACTCGGATGTTCTGGTTTTGCAAGGATGGAAATGATAGTAAGAAAAGGCATACCTTACATACTTGATGTGAATACAATACCGGGTATGACAGATACAAGTTTATTTCCTGATGCAGCGAAAGCGAAAGGGATTCAATTTGATGATTTATGTGAGAAGATTGTAATGTTAGGACTTGAAAGATGGCAAAAACAGAAGAGAGGATAAAAGAAATACGACAACTGGTATGGAGTAAAAGGAAACGAAAAATAAAAATCGCTTCTATTGTTATCGGAATTGTCATACTGATAACAGCGATATTAAATATTGAACGTCTTTTAACTGCTCTCTTCTGGGATATGGAATTATTTTATGTAAAAAAGGTCAAGATTATACCGGAAGATGCAAAGCGATTACTTGCAGGCACATTAGAAATAGAAAATCCAGGAAACTTACTTTTTCTTGATATAGAGGAGTTAAACAACAGGATATCAAAGATACGAGAAGTAGAAAAATGTTATATAACAAAAGAGTTCCCTTCTACCCTGAAGATTGAA
The window above is part of the bacterium genome. Proteins encoded here:
- a CDS encoding D-alanine--D-alanine ligase, whose protein sequence is MKIVVLYGGDSPEREISLRSGKAIAKALKRKGHRVWLLDTVKKNFSKNILSIKPDCVFIALHGEKGEDGTIQGLLEILGIPYTGSGVRASAICMNKIITKKLLIYHKIPTPMFVEVEKGNILKMPFSFPVVVKPANMGSTIGIKIVKNKQEMLNAMKDCFELDSEVFIEEYIKGIEITAGILGNDTLDILPVIEIETPTGFYDYKAKYTPGGSKHIIPARVDKKTLKKIENIAIKTYKILGCSGFARMEMIVRKGIPYILDVNTIPGMTDTSLFPDAAKAKGIQFDDLCEKIVMLGLERWQKQKRG
- the murB gene encoding UDP-N-acetylmuramate dehydrogenase, which encodes MDGIKKDLNIISKNVQEDFPLHTLTSFKTGGPARFLITPSDVEEAKKIIACCKQYNTPLLIIGMGTNMLISDNGFDGVVLSTQGLKEVLVEKTSVYSQSGVLLSTLLNICIMESLSGLEFLAGIPGTAGGAIMSNAGLKEEWISKKIVSVTVFHLSSLKEETILKEKIQFGYRKSGLEKYFITGALFSLNKGKQEEIKHNISMYMKQRIKTQPLEYPSAGSVFKNPPGLFAGKLIEDCGLKGYSIGGACISEKHANFIINKGSATSEDIYKLICTVKERVKKMYNIELETEIKIIGSFGG
- the truA gene encoding tRNA pseudouridine(38-40) synthase TruA; translation: MKEKNIKLIITFNGNKFYGWQRQTEKSSIQGTIEKILKKITGEDIKLIGCGRTDSKVHAISYTANFKTKSHLTPEQIKRALNSNLPSDIYIKDAKVVSPDFHSRYSAKKKTYRYLILNCEKSPFLQGFVCYVKEKLDINTMKKSAKYLTGEHDFSAFQSAGSSIKNTIRKVYNITIKKEKISIAPDIKVISIEITADGFLYKMARNIIGTLIYAGLGKIPPEDIPELITLKDRKKVPPTAPPEGLYLKKVYY